In one window of Synechococcus sp. M16CYN DNA:
- a CDS encoding YggT family protein: MLTQLLLKVLPVAHLVLGLLLAVWTLAFLFRIVLTWYPQVDMSRGVWLLIAWPTEPVLVPTRRVVAPIGGVDVTPVIWVGLISLLRELLVGQQGILSQILIRNI, encoded by the coding sequence ATGCTGACACAGCTATTGCTTAAGGTTTTACCGGTTGCTCACCTTGTACTTGGGCTGTTGCTAGCCGTCTGGACTCTTGCGTTTTTATTTCGCATTGTGCTCACCTGGTATCCGCAGGTGGACATGAGCCGTGGAGTCTGGCTTCTGATTGCTTGGCCAACAGAACCTGTGTTAGTTCCTACCCGCCGGGTGGTCGCACCAATCGGGGGCGTAGATGTCACGCCTGTTATCTGGGTCGGATTGATCAGCTTGCTACGAGAACTACTGGTCGGGCAGCAGGGGATTTTGTCACAAATTCTGATTCGTAATATTTGA
- the psbX gene encoding photosystem II reaction center protein PsbX, which translates to MTSSLSNFLSSLLWGSVIVVVPATIALILVSQADRVDRKL; encoded by the coding sequence ATGACCTCCTCTCTCTCAAATTTTCTGAGCAGCCTCCTCTGGGGATCTGTAATCGTTGTTGTGCCTGCCACCATCGCGCTGATTCTGGTGAGCCAGGCTGACCGCGTCGATCGCAAGCTTTAA